GCGTCGCCCACGGCGCGATCGTCGCGAAACGCGCTCAGGCAGCGACAAAGCCGCTCAAAAATGAAATTACAGAGAGGCTCAGAACGAGTCGCAAAGCGGTCCCCGACTGAGATTCCTTCGAGCCAAAAAGAAAAGCCCGCGGAGCGGGCTTGATTGGGCGGTGAGGCGCATTTTCGCATTCTCTCGACCGTTTTTGGATTTACAACCGGGCTGGATGGCTGTGCGCTTCTTCTCCGTATGCCCATGCCCTCGGAAGGCATACCGAGATTGCACGGCGGGCAATTTCACAGCAACGGGTACAAATACCGATTACGCATTTTGTTGCAGCGAAGCAACGGAAATAATTGCGTAAACCTTTACAGCCCTAACCACCACGGCAACTGACAACAGCTCAGTCAATCTCACCTGCTGCTTTGCGTAGATTGATCCGCAGCACCGATCTTGCACGCGATGACCGAATCCGCTGAAGAATCCCTACCTATCAGTTCCACACGTTCCCGCGCGCAACGACCTGGATCGGGATCCGCAGCACAAAACGGATACAACGAATCGCGCCTTATTGACCCGACTGCGACGAACCGTTCGTCGATGCGCCGACGCCGCTGTCATGCGCCGCGTTTTGGGCGGCGATACGTGCTTCGGCGGCCTGAATGTTCTGCGGATAATGCACGCGATCGGTCGGATCGAAACCTGCCTGCTCCACTCGCACGAGATCCGCGCGAACTTCAGCACGCGTCAACGGCTGGTTGGTGGACTGGGCGAATGCCGCGAGCGGTGCGGTAATCAGAGCGGCGATGGCAATGGCTTCAAACAGGGACTTCATACTCTTAACCTCCAGGTTCTTTATTAAGACGGAGAGTTCGCAGTTGGCGCCCTTCGTCGATATCAGGAGTCTAAAGAGGAATTGATATAGGGTAAACCCTTATCAATGAAACTCACTGTTGCTTAAAGTGATGTGAATCGAGCGCCACGCCTGCAAGAACTGGATGTCCGTTGATTCATCCACCCCAAAAGCAAAAAACCCGCAGGTCTGTCGACCGGCGGGTTTTCCGAGAAAAGTATGGTGCGAGGAAGGGGACTCGAACCCCTACACCATTGCTGGCGTCAGGACCTAAACCTGGTGCGTCTACCAATTTCGCCATCCTCGCAGCCGGACGACGCATGCAACCCGTACGTCCGATGTCTGGCTTGCCATCTGATGCCACCGCAAGCGGCACCCGAAAGCGTAAGGGCGAAATTCTAACTGATCGTCTGCGGCTTGTCTGCATGTCCGGACCGGGTCCGATGCTACAATTTCGGGCTCTCGCCGTAGGCCACATCGAGCAGTAAACAACGCCTGCGCGCGCTCTTGCGTCCGCGCCCCCACACGTCCCCGCTCAAGTGAATTTCGACGACTATTGCCAGCAAAAAGCGGCACCGCCCGGATCGAGCAGCTATTACGCGCTGCGCCGCGCGCCGTTTGCGCGTCAGCCATTGCTGACCGCCCTCTTCGCGTTGCGTCGCGAGTTCGAGGAAACAGTGAAGGAGACCAGCGATCCGACTGTCGGGCGCACTCGCCTCGCGTGGTGGCAAAAAGAAATTGCATCGCTCGGGGCAGGTTCGCCGTCGCATCCGGTATCGAAAGCGCTGGCCGCTCATCTCAAAGACGTGTCGATTGAACTGCCCGCATTGCAGTCGCTGCTTGCTGGTTTCGAGATGGATCTGGATCAGGCGCGCTACCTCGATTACGCGAATCTGCGGCGCTATATCGACGGCGTCGGCGGCACGTTCGCGTCGCTCGTCGCACGTGTAACCGCACAGGCACCCGAGCAGGCACCGCAATGGGCCGCGCCGCTCGGCCATGCGCTGATGCTCGCGCAAATTGTGGCCGACGTCGGCGACGATGCGCGCCACGGTCGCATCTATATTCCGATCGATGAAATGCAGCGCTTCAACGTGACCGCTGCGGATCTGATCAACCGCCGCTATAGCGACGCGTTCACCGAATTGATGCGCTTCCAGACCGACCGTGCTCGCGGTGCGCTGCGAGATGCGCTATCTGCACTGCCGCCCGAAGAGCGTCGCAATCAGCGCACGCTGCGCGCACTGACTGCGCTCTCCCTCGCGCTGCTCGACGAAATTGAGAGCGACGGTTACCAGGTGCTACATCAGCGCATCGCGCTCACGCCGATTCGCAAACTATGGCTCGCGTGGCGTGCCGCGTGAACCGTCGTTCTCGCGATCGCGTTCACACCCGCAGCAACGGCAGAGGTTCGAACCGCTGCTGCAGGATCGACGTCGCGTCGAGTCCCCACCATGGCCCGAGCACGGTCGCATACAGTTGCCGGAAATCGACGCCCACCGGCAGATTGCCGTTGCCGTCGAGTTGAGCCAGCACCGGCGCGACGCCATGAAGACCGCCGCGCACCCGGCCGCCCATCACGAAATGCGGAGCGACCGTACCGTGATCGGTGCCGTTGCTTTGATTCTCGCGCGGTCGCCGGCCGAATTCGGCATAGGTCATCACCAGCGTGCTGTTCCATCGACCGAGTTCGACGAGCGCATCGCGCATCGATGCCAGCCCGTCGGCGAGTTGCTTTAGTAGCGCGGCCTGCTGTCCCGGCTGATTCTGGTGCGTATCGAAGCCGTTCAACGTCAGACGGATCACCGCCACGCCCTGTCCCGCGAGCGGCGTACCCTGCGGTGTACCGCTCGCGGCGAGCACCTGCATCGCGGTCTTCACCGACGTCCCGAACGCCCCGCCAGGGAACGTCGTTTTCAGCGCGTACTGGCCGGCACGCGGTCTCAAGCGGTCAGCCGCTTTGACGATGTCGTTCTCGACGTCGAGGATGTGCGCCAGTTCGGGGTTGCGCTCATGCAGCGACACTGGCGTCACGAGTCGCGATGCGCGCGCGAACTGCGCAGGATTCACGAGGGCGATCGCGCGCGCGCCGTTTGCGAGCGGCCCCATCTCCGCACTGCCGATCACCACACCGTCACCGACGAATCCCGCCGGCGCTGCCCGCTCTGCAAACGCGC
This portion of the Paraburkholderia flava genome encodes:
- a CDS encoding DUF4148 domain-containing protein — protein: MKSLFEAIAIAALITAPLAAFAQSTNQPLTRAEVRADLVRVEQAGFDPTDRVHYPQNIQAAEARIAAQNAAHDSGVGASTNGSSQSGQ
- the hpnD gene encoding presqualene diphosphate synthase HpnD, encoding MNFDDYCQQKAAPPGSSSYYALRRAPFARQPLLTALFALRREFEETVKETSDPTVGRTRLAWWQKEIASLGAGSPSHPVSKALAAHLKDVSIELPALQSLLAGFEMDLDQARYLDYANLRRYIDGVGGTFASLVARVTAQAPEQAPQWAAPLGHALMLAQIVADVGDDARHGRIYIPIDEMQRFNVTAADLINRRYSDAFTELMRFQTDRARGALRDALSALPPEERRNQRTLRALTALSLALLDEIESDGYQVLHQRIALTPIRKLWLAWRAA
- a CDS encoding DUF1501 domain-containing protein produces the protein MKRRNFLSMTAAMGTSLWLPGAFAAQQTAATQAVGGAMAQGYGNLLILVELKGGNDGLNTVVPYADPTYYTLRKNIGIKREQLIQLDERTALHPSLKSLMPLWQSRQLAIVQGVSYTQPNLSHFRSIEIWDTASRSDQYLREGWLTRAFAERAAPAGFVGDGVVIGSAEMGPLANGARAIALVNPAQFARASRLVTPVSLHERNPELAHILDVENDIVKAADRLRPRAGQYALKTTFPGGAFGTSVKTAMQVLAASGTPQGTPLAGQGVAVIRLTLNGFDTHQNQPGQQAALLKQLADGLASMRDALVELGRWNSTLVMTYAEFGRRPRENQSNGTDHGTVAPHFVMGGRVRGGLHGVAPVLAQLDGNGNLPVGVDFRQLYATVLGPWWGLDATSILQQRFEPLPLLRV